A single region of the Nicotiana sylvestris chromosome 6, ASM39365v2, whole genome shotgun sequence genome encodes:
- the LOC138870988 gene encoding uncharacterized protein: MEEAIWAYRTTNHTPTQVTPYSLVYGVEAVLPLERQISSLRHAIQEGLTDEENARLHLEELEALDEKSLKAQQSLECYQARMSRSFNKRVRLRSFQVGIQVLVVKIPIITSHRSGANSLLSGMDHMLYKRYT; the protein is encoded by the coding sequence ATGGAAGAAGCTATTTGGGCATATAGGACCACAAATCATACACCAACGCAAGTGACTCCTTATTCACTTGTTTATGGAGTTGAAGCAGTCCTTCCACTTGAGCGTCAAATCTCATCGTTACGACATGCCATTCAAGAAGGACTCACTGATGAAGAAAACGCTCGGTTGCACCTTGAAGAATtggaagctcttgatgaaaaGAGTCTAAAAGCTCAACAAAgccttgaatgttatcaagctcgcaTGTCTCGATCTTTTAACAAAAGGGTGCGCCTTAGATCTTTCCAAGTGGGTATCCAAGTTCTTGTGGTCAAAATTCCAATTATTACCTCTCATCGATCTGGGGCAAATTCTCTGCTAAGTGGGATGGACCATATGTTGTACAAGAGGTATACTTAA